In one Paracholeplasma manati genomic region, the following are encoded:
- the trpB gene encoding tryptophan synthase subunit beta, with the protein MEFGSFGGQFVPGKILDAVKKVEQAYEEAMKDPSFLEEYRQYLKEYVGRPSLLYEAKRLTEHLGGARIFLKREDLNHTGAHKINNVLGQALLAKRMGIKKLIAETGAGQHGVATATVAALMGMACEIHMGAVDVEKQSLNVYRMKMLGAKVVVVEEGLKTLKEAVDSALITWANELDTTFYLIGSAVGPHPYPIMVREFQKVIGEEIKAQLQATEQRLPDYVLACVGGGSNAIGAFYDFIQNPSVKLIGVEAAGDGVDTKRHAATMTLGKTGIIHGMQTKVLLEDDGSISEVYSISAGLDYPGVGPEHSYLESIHRVQYVAATDQEAVDAFMLLTKTEGIIPAIESSHAVAYAIKLAPTLPKENILVINLSGRGDKDVKQIARFLGETLID; encoded by the coding sequence ATGGAATTTGGTAGTTTTGGTGGACAATTCGTCCCCGGTAAGATTTTGGATGCGGTCAAGAAAGTTGAACAGGCTTATGAAGAAGCCATGAAAGACCCATCATTTTTAGAGGAGTACAGACAGTACTTAAAAGAATATGTCGGCAGACCTTCACTGCTTTATGAAGCAAAACGTTTAACTGAACACTTGGGTGGGGCACGTATTTTCTTAAAACGTGAAGATTTGAACCACACCGGTGCACATAAAATTAACAACGTTTTAGGTCAAGCGTTGTTGGCTAAACGCATGGGCATTAAGAAACTCATCGCTGAAACCGGTGCGGGTCAACATGGGGTTGCTACCGCGACAGTTGCCGCACTCATGGGCATGGCATGTGAAATTCACATGGGGGCTGTCGATGTTGAAAAACAAAGTTTAAATGTGTATCGTATGAAGATGTTAGGGGCTAAAGTAGTGGTCGTTGAAGAAGGCTTAAAAACCCTTAAAGAAGCCGTAGATAGTGCTCTAATCACATGGGCTAATGAACTTGACACAACCTTTTATTTGATTGGTTCTGCTGTCGGACCACACCCATACCCAATCATGGTTAGAGAATTCCAAAAAGTCATTGGTGAAGAAATCAAAGCTCAACTGCAAGCCACTGAACAACGTCTTCCTGATTATGTACTGGCTTGTGTGGGTGGTGGATCCAATGCCATCGGAGCATTTTATGATTTCATTCAAAACCCATCGGTGAAATTGATTGGTGTGGAAGCCGCAGGTGATGGCGTAGATACCAAGCGCCACGCCGCTACCATGACTTTGGGTAAAACAGGTATCATCCACGGGATGCAAACCAAAGTCTTGTTAGAAGACGATGGTTCAATCAGTGAAGTCTATTCGATTTCAGCTGGTTTAGACTACCCAGGGGTAGGTCCTGAACACAGTTATTTGGAATCCATCCATCGTGTTCAATATGTCGCCGCAACCGATCAAGAGGCAGTGGATGCGTTCATGTTACTCACCAAAACCGAAGGCATCATCCCTGCAATTGAGTCATCTCACGCGGTTGCATACGCAATTAAACTCGCCCCAACGCTACCAAAAGAAAACATCCTCGTCATCAACCTTTCGGGTCGAGGAGACAAGGATGTTAAACAAATTGCGAGATTTTTAGGTGAAACATTAATCGATTAA
- a CDS encoding amino acid ABC transporter ATP-binding protein gives MQNNLFSIEHISKVFSDGTVAINDVSLELQKNQVYVIIGPSGSGKSTLLRTLNLMEKPTSGHIYKDGQDITAKSYPIEKHRERVGMVFQNFNLFPHMTVLENINSAQMHVLNRDYKNATEVSLGLLEQVGLLEKKNHYPNQLSGGQKQRIAIARALSMHPEVMLFDEPTSALDPEMIGEVLSVMKNLVHSGMTMIVVTHEMGFAKAFADEIIVMDQGKVIEQGTPEVIFNQPKEQRTAAFLKSVLNPL, from the coding sequence ATGCAAAATAATCTATTTTCAATCGAACATATATCGAAAGTGTTCTCAGATGGTACCGTCGCGATCAATGATGTGTCCTTAGAACTCCAAAAGAATCAAGTCTATGTGATTATTGGACCATCAGGTTCAGGTAAATCCACTTTATTAAGAACCCTCAATCTCATGGAAAAACCAACCAGTGGCCATATCTATAAAGATGGTCAAGACATCACAGCGAAGTCTTACCCCATAGAAAAACACCGTGAACGTGTGGGTATGGTTTTTCAAAACTTCAACCTATTTCCACACATGACGGTGTTAGAGAATATCAACAGTGCTCAAATGCACGTATTAAATCGTGATTACAAAAACGCGACTGAAGTGTCATTGGGGCTCCTGGAACAAGTAGGTTTACTTGAAAAGAAGAACCATTATCCCAATCAATTGTCTGGGGGTCAAAAACAACGTATCGCGATTGCGAGAGCGTTGTCGATGCACCCAGAAGTGATGTTGTTTGATGAACCCACATCGGCTTTAGACCCTGAAATGATTGGAGAGGTTCTTTCAGTCATGAAGAACCTGGTTCATTCCGGGATGACGATGATAGTCGTGACCCATGAAATGGGGTTTGCGAAAGCATTCGCCGATGAAATCATTGTCATGGATCAAGGGAAAGTCATTGAACAAGGCACACCTGAAGTCATTTTCAATCAACCCAAAGAACAAAGAACAGCAGCATTTTTGAAAAGTGTATTAAATCCATTATAA
- a CDS encoding GGDEF domain-containing protein, translated as MQLYYQTDVSFMTAFLLTLVAVIAYFRLNRKDTISQAYLITSGIIVFILLIEAYTMIIDGKNDELSVFLAIALNTVLFSVGPILTLSWFYLIRSMFAPNIKRKSLIHWLLFFPQVVNLIIVLTNPWTKVVFAVVDGQYVRNEWYWLVTIVTYMYVLFSLFIVIKNRKIITKQDKILLHVITTLPMVGGAIQGNFYGILTIWPSVAFALILMYLFLQQRVIHLDFLTGAWTRETFFLHISRLAKLKDKHPTNALYFDLNHLKEINDTYGHSAGDFALKTIVQLVKMELDSKDIIARLGGDEFIVLMDDQRRINIDELMAKVHRNIRAFNEQKTLDFKLGISIGYGRFEGDYQQFDKFMNLIDQRMYQQKPKK; from the coding sequence ATGCAACTGTATTATCAAACCGACGTCAGTTTCATGACCGCCTTTTTGCTTACCCTTGTCGCTGTAATCGCCTATTTTAGGTTAAACCGTAAAGATACGATCTCACAGGCGTATTTGATTACCTCAGGAATCATCGTATTCATATTATTGATAGAAGCATATACCATGATCATCGATGGGAAGAACGACGAACTCTCGGTGTTTCTAGCCATCGCCTTAAATACTGTATTGTTTTCTGTAGGACCGATATTAACCTTATCCTGGTTTTACCTCATTCGTTCGATGTTCGCGCCGAATATTAAGCGTAAAAGTTTAATCCACTGGTTGTTATTTTTCCCTCAAGTCGTTAATCTAATCATTGTTTTGACCAACCCTTGGACAAAAGTAGTGTTCGCTGTTGTGGATGGTCAATATGTCCGAAATGAATGGTACTGGCTGGTTACGATTGTTACTTATATGTATGTGTTGTTTTCACTCTTTATCGTCATCAAAAACCGAAAAATCATCACGAAACAAGATAAAATTTTATTGCATGTCATTACTACATTACCAATGGTTGGTGGTGCGATACAAGGCAATTTTTACGGCATCTTAACCATATGGCCAAGTGTAGCGTTCGCTTTGATATTGATGTATCTATTCTTACAACAAAGGGTCATTCACTTGGATTTTCTAACAGGTGCTTGGACACGTGAAACCTTCTTTTTACACATCAGCCGTCTTGCAAAACTCAAAGACAAACACCCAACAAATGCTCTTTATTTTGATTTAAATCATTTGAAAGAAATCAATGATACTTATGGCCACAGTGCTGGTGATTTCGCCTTGAAAACCATTGTACAGTTGGTCAAGATGGAGTTGGATTCCAAAGACATCATTGCACGGTTAGGTGGGGATGAGTTCATCGTTTTGATGGATGATCAACGTCGAATCAATATCGACGAATTGATGGCTAAGGTACATCGAAATATTCGGGCTTTTAATGAGCAAAAAACATTAGACTTCAAATTGGGTATTTCCATAGGATATGGCCGTTTTGAAGGCGATTATCAGCAATTTGATAAGTTTATGAATTTGATTGACCAAAGAATGTATCAACAAAAACCTAAAAAATGA
- a CDS encoding transporter substrate-binding domain-containing protein, translating into MKKGLFITALLLFVGILSGCSTSSNIYTYILDDSYEGFITLGTSADYPPYEWPKQVDGKNTLVGIDIEIAKEIAKALGKNLKVVNKGFDFLLDDLENGKVDFVLAGMTPTEERAQQVDFSMVYYEATQVILIQKSMVNTYTSIESLDQASVRIGAQMGSIQQDLATDTFSVAQTSFIQSIPDLVMRLMDGQVNAVIMEKPVADGYVFNQTSLAIANIQIGDPDGGSAVAVQKGNSELLKVINTVLTSLIESGKMDQIVADAIILNS; encoded by the coding sequence ATGAAAAAGGGATTATTCATCACAGCTTTACTATTATTTGTAGGGATTTTAAGCGGATGCAGCACATCATCCAATATTTACACCTACATCTTAGATGACTCTTATGAAGGGTTCATCACACTCGGAACATCGGCAGACTACCCACCTTATGAGTGGCCAAAACAAGTCGATGGTAAAAACACATTGGTCGGTATCGACATCGAAATCGCTAAAGAAATTGCAAAAGCATTAGGCAAAAACTTAAAAGTCGTCAATAAAGGGTTTGACTTTTTATTGGATGACTTAGAAAACGGGAAAGTAGATTTTGTTTTAGCAGGGATGACACCTACCGAAGAACGCGCACAACAAGTCGACTTCTCAATGGTATATTATGAAGCAACCCAAGTGATTCTCATTCAAAAATCCATGGTAAACACCTATACATCGATTGAATCCTTAGATCAAGCAAGCGTACGTATCGGCGCACAAATGGGTTCGATTCAACAAGATTTAGCAACAGATACATTCAGTGTTGCTCAAACATCGTTCATTCAATCCATTCCAGATTTGGTCATGAGACTGATGGATGGTCAAGTGAATGCGGTAATTATGGAAAAACCTGTCGCGGATGGCTATGTATTCAACCAAACGTCTTTAGCCATCGCGAATATTCAGATTGGTGACCCAGATGGGGGCTCTGCAGTTGCAGTTCAAAAAGGCAATTCAGAATTACTCAAAGTCATCAATACAGTATTAACTTCTTTAATCGAATCCGGTAAAATGGATCAAATCGTCGCAGATGCGATCATTCTCAATAGTTAA
- a CDS encoding YaaA family protein: MKILFAPAKSFREANPHEGVIIKHKQTLNLVKTISKWTKEMVSKKFKISPDLTNEVHAYYKHFNKHPGYIAIDYYYGESYKALYADTLGEAERAYLNQHVYIIDALYGIIRPLDWIKPYRLDFTISGLDLNHLWKPLFEDTFKGEVEPILSLASDEFTSKISAFTPVYEVHFMDCKQGQCKAISVFNKQQRGALLRHVVKNRIDTISDLPQTFNGYTLQVDGYHLNYIKLID; encoded by the coding sequence ATGAAAATCCTGTTCGCACCTGCCAAAAGCTTTCGTGAGGCTAACCCTCATGAAGGTGTTATCATCAAGCATAAACAAACACTCAATTTGGTTAAAACAATTTCAAAATGGACCAAAGAAATGGTTTCTAAAAAATTCAAGATTAGCCCTGATTTGACCAATGAAGTACATGCCTATTACAAGCATTTCAACAAACACCCAGGGTATATCGCCATCGATTATTATTATGGTGAATCGTATAAGGCATTGTATGCCGATACGTTGGGTGAAGCAGAAAGAGCTTATTTGAATCAGCATGTATACATCATCGATGCCCTTTATGGCATCATTCGTCCGCTCGATTGGATAAAACCGTATCGTTTGGATTTTACGATATCCGGTTTGGATTTAAATCATTTATGGAAGCCTTTATTTGAGGATACGTTCAAAGGAGAGGTTGAACCCATCCTCAGTTTGGCTAGCGATGAATTTACATCCAAAATCAGTGCATTCACACCGGTTTATGAAGTGCATTTTATGGACTGTAAACAAGGTCAATGCAAAGCCATTTCAGTTTTCAATAAACAACAACGTGGGGCTTTGTTACGCCATGTTGTGAAGAATCGAATCGATACTATTTCTGACTTACCTCAAACGTTTAATGGGTATACACTTCAGGTTGACGGTTATCACTTAAACTATATCAAATTAATCGATTAA
- a CDS encoding amino acid ABC transporter permease, translated as MDFSFILDPYYIGLLFSGLLMTLLLAIISVVLGSMLGLIPALMRLSSQKIFNLMGTTYVEIIRGTPLLVQVLLIYSFIKLPVTLFLGIDLSSFIPGMLALLINSSAYVSEIIRGGILSVDRGQTEAALSLGFSKSKTMRVVILPQAIKHIIPALGNEFVTMIKETSIFMYLGIAELMYMASMVKAGTYAVKETYIVVAVLYFVLTFPTAKLMGALERRLKKSDAK; from the coding sequence ATGGATTTTAGTTTTATTTTAGATCCATATTATATAGGTTTACTGTTTAGTGGGTTATTGATGACCTTATTATTGGCCATCATTTCCGTTGTATTGGGATCGATGTTGGGATTGATCCCTGCATTGATGCGACTATCTAGTCAAAAAATATTCAATTTAATGGGCACCACCTATGTCGAAATCATTCGTGGTACCCCATTATTGGTTCAAGTTTTATTAATCTATTCATTTATAAAATTACCAGTAACGTTGTTTTTAGGGATTGACTTATCCTCATTCATTCCAGGGATGTTGGCGTTACTCATCAATTCATCAGCCTATGTTTCTGAAATCATTCGTGGGGGGATTCTATCGGTAGACCGTGGTCAAACCGAGGCAGCCCTCAGTTTAGGTTTCTCAAAATCAAAAACCATGCGTGTGGTTATCCTACCTCAAGCCATCAAGCACATCATTCCAGCCCTCGGCAATGAGTTTGTCACCATGATCAAGGAAACATCCATCTTCATGTATTTAGGGATTGCAGAACTTATGTACATGGCATCGATGGTCAAGGCCGGTACGTATGCGGTCAAAGAAACTTATATAGTGGTAGCTGTACTCTATTTTGTGCTCACCTTCCCAACCGCGAAGTTGATGGGTGCTCTTGAAAGGAGACTCAAGAAATCCGATGCAAAATAA